One stretch of Carcharodon carcharias isolate sCarCar2 chromosome 20, sCarCar2.pri, whole genome shotgun sequence DNA includes these proteins:
- the ubr7 gene encoding putative E3 ubiquitin-protein ligase UBR7, with protein sequence MAANEGNHKRPLEEDPIVSLADVLEENEELENEACAVLGGSDSDRCSYSDGYVKRQALYACNTCTPKGGQPAGVCLACSYKCHEGHELFELYTKRNFRCDCGNSKFNNLQCKFFSEKEKANYGNKYNDNFFGLYCICKRPYPDPEDETPDEMIQCVVCEDWFHGRHLGAALPDNEEYQEMVCRSCMKRCSFLWAYATHVAVTKASDVGNSGSLTKVEDGIVDVCAIHENGDSHNQKTTACAMKCDDTAAKHNEPSTSCKVEEKPKAANGDEASCSVKEDTAAENTGCKLQQVKRGELQRDCATYWPLNWRNKLCTCQSCMNLYKELEITFLLDEFDTVLAYENKGKTVEETDGEKCDPLMTALSNMNRIQQVELIYEYNDLKSELKDYLKRFADEGKVVTSEDIQHFFEELQSKKRRRVDGMQYFCS encoded by the exons ATGGCGGCAAACGAAGGGAATCACAAGCGGCCGCTGGAGGAGGATCCCATCGTGTCTTTAGCCGACGTTCTGGAGGAGAATGAAGAGCTGGAGAACGAAGCCTGCGCCGTTTTAGGCGGTAGCGACTCCGATAGATGCTCGTATTCGGAC GGCTATGTGAAGAGACAGGCATTGTATGCTTGCAATACTTGTACACCAAAGGGAGGACAGCCTGCTGGCGTCTGTCTAGCTTGTAGCTACAAGTGTCATGAAGGCCATGAGCTGTTTGAATTGTACACTAAAAG AAACTTTCGTTGTGATTGTGGGAACAGCAAGTTTAATAATCTGCAGTGCAAGTTTTTCTCG GAAAAAGAAAAAGCAAATTATGGCAATAAATATAATGACAATTTCTTCGGACTGTACTGTATCTGCAAGAGGCCTTATCCGGATCCTGAGGATGAG ACCCCTGATGAAATGATTCAATGTGTCGTCTGTGAAGACTGGTTCCATGGAAGG CATCTTGGCGCTGCTCTGCCAGATAATGAAGAGTATCAGGAAATGGTATGCCGGAGCTGTATGAAGAGATGTTCATTTCTTTGGGCCTATGCAACACATGTGGCAG TGACCAAAGCATCGGATGTTGGTAACAGTGGATCACTGACCAAAGTGGAGGATGGCATTGTTGATGTGTGTGCAATACATGAGAACGGAGATTCACATAACCAGAAGACAACAGCTTGTGCAATGAAATGTGACGACACTGCAGCCAAACACAACGAACCCTCTACAAGCTGCAAAGTTGAGGAGAAACCCAAG GCAGCCAATGGTGATGAAGCAAGTTGCAGCGTGAAGGAGGAtacagctgcagagaacactgGCTGTAAACTGCAGCAGGTGAAGAGAGGTGAATTGCAGAGAGACTGTGCCACTTACTGGCCTCTTAACTGGCGCAACAAGCTGTGTACCTGCCAGTCCTGCATG AACCTGTATAAAGAACTAGAAATCACCTTTCTGTTGGACGAGTTTGATACGGTGCTGGCTTATGAGAATAAAGGCAAAACTGTTGAAGAGACTGATGGGGAGAAATGTGATCCATTAATGACTGCCCTGAGCAACATGAATAGAATCCAGCAAGTTGAACTCATTTATG AATACAATGATTTAAAGTCTGAACTGAAGGATTATCTGAAGAGGTTTGCAGATGAAGGAAAG GTGGTTACAAGTGAAGATATACAGCACTTTTTTGAAGAGCTTCAGTCAAAGAAGCGGCGGCGTGTGGATGGAATGCAGTACTTTTGCAGTTAA